The stretch of DNA GTAGTAGTAAAGCTGTTCGTAGAAACCCGCCTGGCGCGGATCGAGCGCGGGCAACCCATTGCGAAAGTAGGCCGTGATTTTCTCGTAATCCTGCTGGTTGCGGGTGTGCCCGATTTTGAGGTAGCGTCCGTACATGCGCAGCGCCAGGTTGGAAAGCTCATGCTCCCGCGCCAGGTGCGTAACCGTATCAGTCGCCTCGTCTGATAGCTCCCGGGCCCGGCCGCGCAGGCTCCGCGTGATGTATTGCCCTTCAATGAGCTTCTCGAAATCGAGAGCTAGCAGCACGATATGCGGCATCTCAGACTGATGGGCCGTAGCCTTTATCTTTTCCAACATGCGCAGGCTGTGCTGATAGAGGCCCCGGTTGTAAAGCACGCGGGCGTAATCCAGCTGCTCGTGGAGCTGAATATCGAGGTTATGACCGGCGTGATACATGCGCAGACTAGCCAGCAGTTGGCGGTACAGATTGGCCTTGAGGTTGGCTACTTGTACTTTCTTAATGGCTGGCACCTGGGCTAGCACGCGCTCCTCATCGTACTTCTCCTGCCCGTCAAGCGCATCAAAAAGCTGCAGAAACTTCAGCCCATCGGTAGAGCCCTGCCGGTTGGCAAACAGCCGGAAGTGCCGCTTCTCAGTGCGGGTCAGGGTCTTAATGAGCTGAAAAACCGGATCGGTGTTTTCGTTGGGCATTGTATTAATTAAAATGTCAAGTTATTGATTTATAGACATTTGCTGTTTTAAAACTAAATAGTAGAAATAGTAAGGAAGTAAGAAAAAAGTTTTAGCGGCTGCATTAACGTCATGTACTTGCGCTCATCAATAGAGCGTAAAGATGATATGCCCGAGCACTTTTCCACCTCCTGGTCCGCAATTTTTCTTCCGCTGATAACGGCCGGCTGGCGGGCCATCATCACGCAGGCTGCTCCCTCCGGAAACGCCGTTAGTGGTTGTTATGCTCTGCAAAGAATAGAATCAAATCAAGGCCCTGGCAGGCCACTCCCAACACCCTCTTCCTCCTTCCACTTCCGCTTCCCATGACCACTGCTTTCTGCCTCGTCCTGCTAGTCATTATTCTGCCATTGCCAGGCTGAAAGGAAGCGCCTTGTCTCTGATCCGACTAGCCTTTCTCAGCCCAGCGCTCGGAAAGGTTTTTTCATAGCCGGTTTTCCCTCTCCTTACCTCACTTACTACCATGTATTTCACCAGTAATACCATTGCCTTTTTGGATGGCGAGTTCGTGCCGGCCGAGCAGGCTACCTGCGGCGTGTATGCCCAGTCGCTGCACTATGGCTACTCCGTATTCGAGGGCATCAGGGCCTACAATACACCCGCCGGAGCCCGCATTTTCAAGGCAGAGGAACACTATGAGCGGCTGCATTACTCGTGCAAAGCAGTGGGGCTGCCGCTGGAGTACTCGGTAGAGGAACTCACACGCATCAGCTATGAGGTACTGAAACGCAACAACCTGACGGATGCGTACATCCGCCCGCTGGTGTATGCCGCCACGCCCAACATGAGCCTCAAGGCAGCCACCACCAGCAACTTACTGATTGCAGTGTGGGAATGGGGCAAATACCTCGGCGACCAAAGCCTGCGCCTCACCATCTCGCCCTATGAGCGCCCCAACCCCAAAGCGGTGCCCATTGAGGCGAAAGTAGGCGGCCACTATGTTAACTCCATCATTGCCAGCACCGAGGCCAAAAGCCGCGGCTACGATGAAGCCCTGCTGCTGGACATGAACGGCTGCGTAGCCGAAGGGCCCGGCGCCAACTTCTTCTTTGAGCGCGACGGAGAGCTGTACACGGCCCCACAAGGCAGCATTCTGCGCGGCATCACCCGCAACACCATCATCGACCTGGCCCGCGAGGCCGGCATCACGGTGCACGAAAAGTTCTTCACCCCCGACGAGCTGCGTACTGCTTCGGCGGCCTTCATGACGGGAACCGCAGCTGAGGTTATCGGCATTGCCTCGGTGGATGATGTAGTATTTGAAAAGTCATTTCAGCACTCCATCGGCGGCATGCTCGCCAGCCATTACCACGCTTTGGTAACGGGGCAAGCCGTGAGCCGCAACGCTTCAATAGTGGCCTAGCGGTGGACCTCACCCCCCGGCCCCCTCTCCTCAGGGAGAGGGGTAGCCTCACGACAATGAATAGCCAACCTGAATAGCGCGCCTTCATTAGGCCATCTTTTATCATATCTCGAGAGCCCATTGTTCATTGCCTCCGTGGCTCCCCCTCTCCCTGAGGAGAGGGGGCCGGGGGGTGAGGTCCACCACCAGAACAATACAACTTCCTCCACCCAATGGCCTTGAACAAATACAGCCGCATCTACACCCAGGACGACAGCCTGCCGGCATCCCAAGCCATGCTTATTGGCTCGGGGCTTTCGGATGCTGATTTGCACAAGCCGTTCGTGGGCATCTGCTCCACGGGCTTCGAGGGCAATACCTGCAACATGCACTTGAACGGCCTGGCCGATCAGGTGAAGGTAGGCGTGCAGGAGCAAGGCTTGGTGGGGCTGCGGTTTAACACGATTGGGGTAAGCGACGGAATTACCAATGGCACGGCGGGCATGCGCTACTCCCTGGTTTCCCGGGAAATCATTGCCGATTCCATTGAGGCCATGGCCGGGGCGCACAACTACGATGCCCTGGCCTGCGTGATGGGCTGCGACAAAAACATGCCCGGTGCTCTCATTGCTATGGCGCGCCTGAACCGGCCTTCCCTGATGGTGTACGGGGGCACCATTAAGGGCGGCACGTTTAAGGGGCAGCAGCTCAACATTGTGTCGTGCTTTGAGGCCTACGGCAAGAAGCTGCAGGGGCAGATATCGGACGAGGATTACAAGGGCATCATCCACAATGCCTGCCCGGGGCCCGGAGCCTGCGGCGGCATGTACACGGCGAATACCATGGCGGCGGCCATTGAAACGCTGGGCATGAGCGTCCCGTTTTCCTCGTCCTCCCCTGCGGTTAGCCAGGAGAAGCAGCAGGAGTGCCTCACAGCCGGCGCCTACCTGCGCCGCCTGCTCGAACTCGACCTCAAGCCCCGCGACATTCTGGTGCGCGAGGCCTTCGAAAATGCTCTGGTGATGACGACCGTGCTAGGCGGCTCTACCAACGCTGTGCTCCACCTGATTGCCATTGCCCACGCCGCTGGCGTGCACCTCACCATGGAAGACTTTCAGGCCGTCAGCAACCGTACCCCGGTACTAGCCGACCTCAAGCCCAGCGGCAAGTACCTGATGGAAGATTTATCGGCGCTGGGCGGGGTGCCAGCCGTGATGAAAACCTTGCTGAACCTAGGCCTCCTCCACGGCGATTTACTAACGGTAACCGGCCAGACCCTCGCCGAAAACCTCGCCGACGTGCAGCCCCTGGGCGCCGAGCAGGATTTGCTTCGCCCCCTGGATAACCCCATCAAAGCCGACGGCCATATTCAGATCCTGTATGGCAATCTGGCTTCGAAGGGAGCTGTTGCCAAAATTACCGGCAAGGAAGGTCTGCGGTTTGAGGGCCCGGCCATTGTGTTCAACTCCGAAGAAGAGCTGAACGAAGGCATCACGCAGGGCAAGATTCAGCCCGGCCAGGTAGTCGTGATTCGTTACGTGGGGCCCAAGGGCGGACCGGGTATGCCGGAAATGCTCAAGCCGACCTCGGCCATTATTGGGGCCGGCCTGGGCGACAAAGTGGCCCTGATTACGGACGGCCGCTTTTCGGGTGGCACGCATGGCTTCGTGATTGGGCACGTGTGCCCCGAGGCCTACGACGGCGGCACCATTGCGCTGGTAGAGGACGGCGACTGGATTGTGCTGGACGCCGGTACCAACACCATTGATGTGCAGGTAGATGACGCCTTGCTGGAACTACGCCGCCAGCAGTGGCAGCGGCCCCGGCCTAACGTGCAACAAGGCGTGCTGCTGAAGTATATCCGCACGGTTAGCGACGCGAGCCGCGGCTGTATCACCGATTACCAGGAAGACCATGTACTTGAACCCACCACCCCAGCCCGTGCCAACCTCGCCTGAAACGGCCGTAGCTACGGCGTTGCCTAGCACCCAGCCCCTATCGGGAGCCCAGGCCACGCTGCATGCCCTGCTGGCGGAGGGCGTGGATACTGTGTTCGGCTACCCCGGCGGCGCCATCATCCCGATCTATGACGCGCTCTACGACTTCAAGGAGCAGCTGAACCATGTGCTGGTGCGCCACGAGCAGGGCGGCATTCACGCGGCCCAGGGCTACGCCCGGTCGTCGGGTAAGGTGGGCGTGGTATTCGCGACCAGTGGCCCTGGCGCTACCAACCTGGTGACTGGCCTAGCCGATGCCCTGATTGATAGCACGCCGCTGGTGTGCATTACGGGCCAGGTGTTTGCGCACTTGCTGGGCACCGATGCCTTTCAGGAAACCGACATCATCAACATCACCACACCCATTACCAAGTGGAACCATCAGGTAACGGACGCCAGTGAAATTCCGGAGGCGCTGGCCAAGGCCTTCTACATCGCGCGCAGCGGCCGGCCCGGTCCGGTCCTGATTGATATCACCAAAAACGCCCAGATGCAAAAGGCGGAGTTCCCGCCGTATCAGCCCTGCAACCATATCCGCAGCTACCGCCCCAGGCCACTCGTGCGCTCAGAATATGTGGCGCAGGCAGCCGCCCTCATCAACCAAGCCAAGCGCCCTCTGGTGCTGTGGGGCCAAGGCGTGTTGCTAGGCCAGGCAGAGCAGGAGTTCAAACAGTTCATTGAGAAAAGCGGCATTCCGGCGGCCTGGACCATCCTCGGCGCTGGTGCCCTACCCACCGGCCACCCCCTCAACGTGGGCATGCTGGGCATGCACGGCAACTACGGTCCCAACGTGCTGACCAATGAGTGCGACGTGCTCATTGCCATTGGCATGCGCTTCGACGACCGGGTAACGGGCCGCCTCGACAAATACGCCCGCCAAGCCCAGGTTATTCACCTCGACATCGACCCCACCGAAATCGACAAGAACGTGAAGGCCACCGTGCCGGTGTGGGGCGACTGTAAGGAAACCCTGCCCCTGCTCACAGAGCTAGTGGAAGCCCGCACCCACCCCGAGTGGCGCCAACGCTTCCGAGACCACGACGCGGAGGAAATTGCCGCTGTCATTCAGGACGAGCTGTTTCCGACCTCCGACGAGCTGACCATGGGCGAGGTAATCCAGCAGCTGAATGAGCTGACCCAGGGCGAGGCCATCATCGTGACCGACGTAGGCCAGCACCAGATGGTGGCTTGCCGCTACGCCCGGCTCAACCACACCCGCAGTAACATCACCAGCGGTGGCCTGGGCACCATGGGCTTTGCTCTGCCGGCCGCCATCGGGGCCAAGTACGGCGCCCCAGAGCGCACGGTGGTAGCTGTCATCGGTGATGGGGGCATTCAGATGACGATTCAGGAGTTGGGCACCATCATGCAGACCGGCGTGAACGTGAAAATCCTGCTGCTCAACAACCAGTTTCTGGGCATGGTACGCCAGTGGCAGGAGATGTTTCATGACCGGCGCTACTCCTTCGTTGACATTGCCAGCCCCGACTACGTGACCGTGGCCAGCGGCTACAGCATTGCCGGCCGCCGCGTGGAGTACCGCCCCGAGCTGCAAGCCGCCCTCCGCGAGATGCTGGAACACCCCGGCTCCTTCCTACTGGAGGTGATGGTAACCAAGGAGAACAACATCTTCCCGATGGTGCCCCAAGGCTGCGGGGTTGGGGAGATACGGTTGAAGTAGAACGATTCAAAAGCCTGGCAGAACGTCAAGCTGAGCGCAGCCGAAGCATCTCTACCGCTTCGCTGCTGAGGCCTAGGCCAGTGATTAGCCAGAGGGAGAGATGCTTCGGCTGCGCGGACGCCAGATCAAGCATGACAGGCCATTTAGTAGCTAATAACATGCACCAGCAATCCATCGACCGGCGGGAGTACAACATCACGGCTTACACCGAGAACCAAGTGGGGCTGCTGAACCGCATTGCCATCATCTTCTCCCGGCGCAAAATCAACATCGAGAGTCTCAACACCTCCCCTTCGGAGGTAGAAGGCATTCACCGCTTCAATATTGTGGTGGTGGAAACCGAGGATGTAGTGCGCAAGATTGCCCGTCAGATTGAAAAGCAGGTGGAAGTACTCAAGGTGTACTTCAATACCAACGAGGACGTCATCTGGCAGGAAATGGCGCTCTACAAAGTGCCCACCGACGTCATTGCGGAGCGCGTGATTGTGGAGCGCCTACTGCGGGAGCACGGTGCCCGCGTTGTGGTAATTCGCAAGGATTACACGGTGTTCGAAACCACCGGCCATCGCGAGGAAACCGACAAGCTCCTGACGGTGCTGCAGCCCTACGGCCTCATCGAGTTTGTGCGCTCGGCCCGCATTGCCATAATTAAAGACAGCCAGGGCTTTCATCACAAACTCCGCGAGTTTGAGCGCACCGAGCCCAGCCCGGAGGTCAGCGAAAACGACTACCTCAACAGCCGCGACAAGGTATTCACGATGTGACCTCACCCCCGGCCCCTCTCCTCCGGGAGAGGGGTGCGTTCTAGAAGCAATTATCAAGGAGCAATGATCAGTAACACATTACTCATTCATCATGGCCCCGCGTCTGGCACCCCTCTCCCCGAGGAGAGGGGCTGGGGGTGAGGTCCCCCATAGAACAACAACTCAAATTCATCTTCCAACTCAATACCTAACCTCATGGCAACCATCAACTTTGGCGGCGTAGAAGAGCACGTAGTTACCCGCGACGAATTCCCTCTGGAGAAAGCCCGCGCAATTCTGAAAGAGGAAACTATTGCCGTGATTGGCTACGGCGTGCAGGGCCCCGGCCAGGCGCTAAACCTGCGCGACAACGGCTTCAACGTCATCATTGGGCAACGCCGCGACTCTGCTTCCTGGAGCAAGGCCGAAGCGGATGGCTGGGTGGAAGGCGAAACGCTGTTCGACATTGAAGAAGCTGCCGAGCGAGGCACCATCATCGCCAACCTGCTCTCCGATGCTGGCCAGATTGCGGTGTGGCCTACGCTGAAAGCCAAGCTGACGGCCGGCAAAACCCTGTACTTCTCACACGGCTTCGGCATCACCTTCAATGACCAGACTGGCATCATTCCGCCCGCCGATGTAGACGTGGTATTAGTGGCTCCGAAGGGTAGCGGCACCAGCCTGCGCCGCCTGTTTGTGGCCGGAGGCGGGTTAAACTCGTCGTTTGCCGTGTACCAGGATGCTACCGGACAGGCCTACGACAAGGCTATTGCCCTGGGCATTGGGGTAGGCTCGGGCTACTTGTTTGAAACCGACTTCAAGCGCGAAGTGTACTCTGACCTCACCGGCGAGCGGGGCGTACTGATGGGGGCCTTGGCCGGCATCATCGAGGCTCAATACCAAGTGCTGCGCCAGCGGGGCCACTCCCCTTCCGAGGCCTTCAACGAAACCGTGGAGGAGCTCACCCAGAGCCTCGTACCACTGGTAGGTGAAAACGGCATGGACTGGATGTTCAGCAACTGCTCCGTAACCGCTCAGCGCGGCGCCCTCGACTGGAAAGGCCGCTTCCGCGAGGCTACCCTGCCCGTACTTAACGAACTCTACGACAGCGTAGCCTCAGGCCAGGAAGCCGCCCGCACCATCCAGCGTGGCTCTACTCCCGGCTACCGCAAGGAGCTGGAAGCGGAACTGAAGGAAGTACGCGACTCAGAGCTGTGGCAGACCGGTGCCACGGTGCGCGAGCTACGTTCTAAAGCCACTGAGAAAGTAGAGGAGCTAAGCTAAAAGCCTCTGGAAATTAACAAGAACGTCATGCCGTGCGCAGCCGAGACATCTCGCGTGCTGACGTTGGGGTAGTATTCACTCCCCCTCTCCCCGTGGAGAGGGGCCGGGGGGTGAGGTCCAACGATTCGAGCGAGATGTCTCGACTGCGCTCGACATGACGTTCTTTTTGTTGCTCACAACTCACCTATGGAACAAGACACTCTCACCTCTGCCCCCACGGTGCGGCTGGAAAACGTGGAACGGGCGGCCCGCACGCTGGATGGCGTCATCTACAAAACGCTGCTGCAGCACAACCTAGGCCTGTCGGAGGCGTATGGGGCGCAGGTGTACCTGAAGCGTGAGGACCTACAAGTGGTGCGTTCCTACAAAATCAGGGGGGCGTATAACAAGATGGCCGGCCTGAGCCGGGAGCAGTCGGGGCGGGATGTGGTGTGCGCCAGCGCGGGCAACCACGCGCAGGGAGTGGCCTACGCCTGCCAGCTATTGGGGCTGCGGGGCCACATTTTTATGCCCGCCCAAACCCCGGCGCAGAAGGTAAACAAGGTGCGCTTGTTTGGGAAAGACCAGGTAGAAGTCATCCTGACCGGGGCCACCTTCGATGACACGTATAAGGCCGCGAAAGACTTCTGCGACCAGCGGGGCAGCACCTTCGTGCATCCCTTTGATGACCTGGCCATTGTGGAAGGTCAGGCCACGGTAGGCCTGGAGATTCTGCGCGACGCCCCCGGCTCCATTGACTATTGCTTTATGCCTATTGGTGGCGGTGGCCTAGCCTCGGGCGTGAGCAGCGTGTTTCGGCAGTTGAGCCCCCACACCAAGCTGATTGGGGTGCAGCCGCTGGGGGCTCCTTCCATGCAGCGTGCTATGCAGACTGGCCTACGCCAACCCCTGGAGCACATCGAGAGCTTCGTGGACGGCGCCGCCGTAAAATGCCCCGGCGAACTGACGTTTGAGTTGTGCCGGGAGCTGCTAGATGAGGTGGCCTTGGTACCAGAAGGCCAAGTGTGCGAGGACCTGCTGAAGATGTATAACGAGGAAGGCATTGTGCTGGAGCCGGCGGGCACGCTCAGCGTCTCGGCCCTGCACCAGTACGCCGACCAGATCCGGGGCAAAACGGTAGTGTGTGTGCTCAGCGGCTCTAACAACGACATTACCCGCATGGAGGACATCAAGGAACGCGCCATGCGCCACCAAGGCCGCAAGCACTACTTCCTAGTAACCTTCAACCAGAAGCCCGGGGCCCTGCGCCGCTTCGTGAACCACGTACTGCGCGAGGACGACGACATCATCCAGTTTCAGTACATCAAGAAGAACAACAAGGAAAAAGGCCCCGTTTTCATCGGCCTAGAAGTCCAGCGCCCTCACGATATAGAAGGAATCCAGTTGCGCATGGCCGCCGAAGGCTTCGGCTACGAATACCTAAACGGCAAGCAGGACTTCCTGAGTTTACTGGTTTGAAGCAGAGGAAAAGTCAGATTGCAATATTATTCCTCACTCACATTTAATACTATTTAAAATCTTCCGGCTTTAGCATAACATTAAAACCCTTGTCTCTTTCCGGGTCATAGAAAGAAACTCCAATATCTTTCAGTAGCTTTTATTTATCTCTTTGGCCTTTGACTTTGCCTTTTCTACATAGTGGTTTTCGACTACATACTTAGCAAACTTAACCGCTGCCTGTTTAAACTCTTTTTCTTCGGCGTTACCATTTTCAGGCATTTTCGTTTCAACCTGAATGGCTAACAGTCCTTTATCTTTCTCGATATGGACAATGTTTATTCCCCTTACTTTATAAGTAATATTGTCTATCAAAATAGTAGACACGTCTTCTACTGGTGTTTCTTGTCCTGCAGTGGTGAAGGCCTTCGAGCTATTGAGAGGTATATTTTGCACCGATACTAGTCTTTTAGGACTCACCCCTGCTACCAAATTCGAATTTTCAAAAAATAATACATCCACATACACATCAGCATTAGTATCCGAACTTTTTGAAAGCCCTTTAAACCTATAGAAATTTATTTTTTTACTATCAATAATTTTCACTCTACTCATCGACAAATCATACGAGGTGGCAGTTGAAAGAATGGCGCTTATTTGCCCCAAGCCCGTACTTAATTGTTCTTCTGAAAAATTAGGCACATTCTTTTTATCAAAGAGTTGCCACACCTCTTGGGTTTTACCCTCAGAAATAAGTATTATAACTTTCCTCCCAATTGCTACTTGCTCGTTATCTGGCTGCTGCCCAAATGCTATATTAAAGGTTAGCAGCAAGCCCAGAATTAGTATTATTTTAAAATCCTTCATGATTTTTGCTAGTAGATATAGCGTTCAGTATTCCGGAACCCGAAGATAGTTTCTTGAAACACTATTCTGCGAGTTGGCGTGGCAGCATAACCCCATTTTTGTCAAATCAGACTATCTGATGAGGTCATCTAAATTAAGCATTAGACAGATTTGCCCTTGTACACAGCAAATACATAAAATTCTAACTATCAATACATTGATCAACAAAACCAACTTTTTGAAATAGTAGGCGTGCCGAGAAAACGTTTTTATACGCACGGCTAAGCCATGTACTTGCGGGCAGCAAATTTCGCTGACTGAACCCTAGAGACATGGCAACTCAGAAAATCCACATCTTCGACACGACCCTGCGCGACGGGGAACAGGTGCCGGGCTGCAAGCTGAACCGCGACGAGAAACTCCTCATTGCCCGACAGCTAGAGCTACTGGGTGTAGATGTAATTGAGGCTGGTTTTCCGGTGTCGAGCCCAGGCGATTTTGCGGCGGTGGCAGCCATTGCGGCCCAGACGCGCTACGCGACGGTATGTGGCCTTTCTCGGGCGGT from Hymenobacter taeanensis encodes:
- a CDS encoding branched-chain amino acid transaminase, with amino-acid sequence MYFTSNTIAFLDGEFVPAEQATCGVYAQSLHYGYSVFEGIRAYNTPAGARIFKAEEHYERLHYSCKAVGLPLEYSVEELTRISYEVLKRNNLTDAYIRPLVYAATPNMSLKAATTSNLLIAVWEWGKYLGDQSLRLTISPYERPNPKAVPIEAKVGGHYVNSIIASTEAKSRGYDEALLLDMNGCVAEGPGANFFFERDGELYTAPQGSILRGITRNTIIDLAREAGITVHEKFFTPDELRTASAAFMTGTAAEVIGIASVDDVVFEKSFQHSIGGMLASHYHALVTGQAVSRNASIVA
- the ilvN gene encoding acetolactate synthase small subunit codes for the protein MHQQSIDRREYNITAYTENQVGLLNRIAIIFSRRKINIESLNTSPSEVEGIHRFNIVVVETEDVVRKIARQIEKQVEVLKVYFNTNEDVIWQEMALYKVPTDVIAERVIVERLLREHGARVVVIRKDYTVFETTGHREETDKLLTVLQPYGLIEFVRSARIAIIKDSQGFHHKLREFERTEPSPEVSENDYLNSRDKVFTM
- the ilvC gene encoding ketol-acid reductoisomerase → MATINFGGVEEHVVTRDEFPLEKARAILKEETIAVIGYGVQGPGQALNLRDNGFNVIIGQRRDSASWSKAEADGWVEGETLFDIEEAAERGTIIANLLSDAGQIAVWPTLKAKLTAGKTLYFSHGFGITFNDQTGIIPPADVDVVLVAPKGSGTSLRRLFVAGGGLNSSFAVYQDATGQAYDKAIALGIGVGSGYLFETDFKREVYSDLTGERGVLMGALAGIIEAQYQVLRQRGHSPSEAFNETVEELTQSLVPLVGENGMDWMFSNCSVTAQRGALDWKGRFREATLPVLNELYDSVASGQEAARTIQRGSTPGYRKELEAELKEVRDSELWQTGATVRELRSKATEKVEELS
- the ilvB gene encoding biosynthetic-type acetolactate synthase large subunit, giving the protein MYLNPPPQPVPTSPETAVATALPSTQPLSGAQATLHALLAEGVDTVFGYPGGAIIPIYDALYDFKEQLNHVLVRHEQGGIHAAQGYARSSGKVGVVFATSGPGATNLVTGLADALIDSTPLVCITGQVFAHLLGTDAFQETDIINITTPITKWNHQVTDASEIPEALAKAFYIARSGRPGPVLIDITKNAQMQKAEFPPYQPCNHIRSYRPRPLVRSEYVAQAAALINQAKRPLVLWGQGVLLGQAEQEFKQFIEKSGIPAAWTILGAGALPTGHPLNVGMLGMHGNYGPNVLTNECDVLIAIGMRFDDRVTGRLDKYARQAQVIHLDIDPTEIDKNVKATVPVWGDCKETLPLLTELVEARTHPEWRQRFRDHDAEEIAAVIQDELFPTSDELTMGEVIQQLNELTQGEAIIVTDVGQHQMVACRYARLNHTRSNITSGGLGTMGFALPAAIGAKYGAPERTVVAVIGDGGIQMTIQELGTIMQTGVNVKILLLNNQFLGMVRQWQEMFHDRRYSFVDIASPDYVTVASGYSIAGRRVEYRPELQAALREMLEHPGSFLLEVMVTKENNIFPMVPQGCGVGEIRLK
- the ilvA gene encoding threonine ammonia-lyase IlvA gives rise to the protein MEQDTLTSAPTVRLENVERAARTLDGVIYKTLLQHNLGLSEAYGAQVYLKREDLQVVRSYKIRGAYNKMAGLSREQSGRDVVCASAGNHAQGVAYACQLLGLRGHIFMPAQTPAQKVNKVRLFGKDQVEVILTGATFDDTYKAAKDFCDQRGSTFVHPFDDLAIVEGQATVGLEILRDAPGSIDYCFMPIGGGGLASGVSSVFRQLSPHTKLIGVQPLGAPSMQRAMQTGLRQPLEHIESFVDGAAVKCPGELTFELCRELLDEVALVPEGQVCEDLLKMYNEEGIVLEPAGTLSVSALHQYADQIRGKTVVCVLSGSNNDITRMEDIKERAMRHQGRKHYFLVTFNQKPGALRRFVNHVLREDDDIIQFQYIKKNNKEKGPVFIGLEVQRPHDIEGIQLRMAAEGFGYEYLNGKQDFLSLLV
- the ilvD gene encoding dihydroxy-acid dehydratase, whose protein sequence is MALNKYSRIYTQDDSLPASQAMLIGSGLSDADLHKPFVGICSTGFEGNTCNMHLNGLADQVKVGVQEQGLVGLRFNTIGVSDGITNGTAGMRYSLVSREIIADSIEAMAGAHNYDALACVMGCDKNMPGALIAMARLNRPSLMVYGGTIKGGTFKGQQLNIVSCFEAYGKKLQGQISDEDYKGIIHNACPGPGACGGMYTANTMAAAIETLGMSVPFSSSSPAVSQEKQQECLTAGAYLRRLLELDLKPRDILVREAFENALVMTTVLGGSTNAVLHLIAIAHAAGVHLTMEDFQAVSNRTPVLADLKPSGKYLMEDLSALGGVPAVMKTLLNLGLLHGDLLTVTGQTLAENLADVQPLGAEQDLLRPLDNPIKADGHIQILYGNLASKGAVAKITGKEGLRFEGPAIVFNSEEELNEGITQGKIQPGQVVVIRYVGPKGGPGMPEMLKPTSAIIGAGLGDKVALITDGRFSGGTHGFVIGHVCPEAYDGGTIALVEDGDWIVLDAGTNTIDVQVDDALLELRRQQWQRPRPNVQQGVLLKYIRTVSDASRGCITDYQEDHVLEPTTPARANLA